Proteins encoded together in one Argiope bruennichi chromosome 1, qqArgBrue1.1, whole genome shotgun sequence window:
- the LOC129962535 gene encoding mucin-17-like isoform X2, with the protein MDDLNGKETFSSSCSLPYTASVFAIRNKRRRMEDRHVIHHDLNLLLDLKNAPAHSYYAVFDGHSGVDAASYAAAHLHVNIAKHPSFLTDTVTAITEAYKITDENFLKKCSEWNLKSGSTAICALIRERTLYLSWVGDSQAVLVKEGKPVIVTNPHKPDREEERKRIEDLGGEVNCHTGIARVNGVLAVTRALGDIDHKRFICSEPEITTVTLDGTEDFLILACDGLWDGMSPEDVTSALYHNLSGSALDEPLDAVAAKLVHQSKLQGSEDNITAVVVFLRDSKTIKEYATELVTRVSPQLNFFEMNGGEKGCPSEEISNSLCTKPTVLEFNAASAKKLKNTANVLSSAGITDPSYACPYSESSIEGVAFQKVTSEAIFVPQAKIPSCLAPEATALSELPTPPIDDVLASQDFEKLSSDLSQDFSSLSLEPKPASDSAAVNISSSFGLTETNDILTLEDTKYAITPEEAVDIASSVVSNTIETAVKQISSSASPEAISPVSTHKLNPYAEPFVMKSFISNENQDQTDQTTAGPESAPSEMLSVNEKNESSVIKSVDDLPNTIPNLIDTDNVASEDFSCADKSINKPDESNTSLISLGNECKQDLLTHTSSSTNEPEPQFIEKTTEYVNMSPNPNMHSDVNNIVEPWSELDTNIASAPPLEDLPASKDEKLELSFTSAINTTDAINVVDESFSINPHENPSDSIKEDLFKNVTPGCPISDDGPFISNESPFELNEDLKKNSPEGPKSENPTLPNQLSDGALFTHDLPASSNNIDKTNSSVLLDQSKELFNLSGMTLSPQKAPEVENLLENEPLNKSNKIEDTAEKSSPVKEDASASIGALVSVENTSGISNDALPDQVSNAAKILNDILASPKNTTEIGNSLICDANTELATTAVVLSVNSVDECPVETTVDLQALPEGIPEAEGVTEDVDSDSEKDGGWSYMKGNTVVGGKPKPKETLTKTGKQSSMSDATLKTKKEPLKPSLDSKSKLKAAPLDKTKKPLPEKKVMDPKDPKNKVRNVPSTLPKAPVEKSTKPTTMVRVKKELPVSSVNKVTSVASTKSTTVRNTMSTSKSATLTGTGQSQLSTPKPVSSSPTIGTARPKSAASGIGTKTTARPTGTTVPASKGSSTVQSNKSNVASTARSTTLSRPASSTVPNKTITKSSTLAKPPVSESKTKPVSTMIRKTAAPLAKKPDPKETNVKETKDTVNKQISERKNVLNKKDTLKSATIPAKNVTSVSNKPAAAKPRPAPIKNDINKKDVPKVNKTIAKLPPKTNTLSKASQNAATGKEKKNLPLEDKSNEKRNDPVVENEQSVPESTPVCEEEKFILEANDKEVIVKEQDEAPVNSDSKIVVENNTKMEGNSSEEMPAASVAS; encoded by the exons AATGCTCCTGCTCATAGTTATTATGCTGTATTTGATGGCCATTCTGGAGTAGATGCTGCTAGTTATGCTGCTGCGCATCTCCATGTAAATATTGCGAAACATCCATCATTTTTGACTGACACTGTAACAGCTATTACTGAAGCATACAAGATCAcagatgaaaattttcttaaaaaatgtagtGAATGg aatctAAAAAGTGGTAGTACTGCAATTTGTGCCTTAATTAGAGAAAGAACTCTATATTTGTCCTGGGTAGGCGATTCACAGGCTGTTTTAGTAAAAGAAGGCAAACCTGTAATTGTAACGAATCCACATAAACCTGACAGAGAA gaggAACGTAAGAGAATTGAAGATCTTGGAGGTGAAGTAAATTGTCATACTGGTATAGCAAGAGTGAATGGGGTATTAGCTGTAACACGTGCTctag gtGACATAGACCATAAAAGATTCATCTGTAGTGAACCTGAAATAACTACAGTTACCCTTGATGGAACAGAAGATTTCTTGATTTTAGCTTGTGATGGATTGTGGGATGGAATGTCTCCTGAAGATGTCACATCTGCTTTGTATCATAATTTATCTGGAAGTGCCCTTGACGAACCTTTAGATGCTGTTGCTGCAAAACTTGTTCATCAGTCTAAATTGCAAGGTTCTGAAGATAATATTACTGCTGTTGTTGTTTTCTTACGAGAtagtaaaacaattaaagaatatgCAACTGAGCTTGTAACACGAGTATCTCCAcagttaaatttctttgaaatgaatgGAGGAGAAAAAGGATGTCCttctgaagaaatttcaaattctctTTGTACTAAGCCAACAGTATTAGAATTCAATGCTGCATCAGCTAAAAAGTTAAAGAACACAGCCAATGTTTTAAGTTCAGCTGGTATTACTGATCCATCTTATGCCTGTCCTTATTCGGAGAGCTCTATAGAAGGTGTGGCATTTCAGAAAGTTACTTCTGAGGCAATTTTTGTACCTCAAGCAAAAATCCCTTCTTGTCTTGCTCCAGAAGCTACAGCTTTAAGTGAATTGCCGACTCCGCCAATTGATGATGTTTTAGCATCACAGGATTTTGAGAAACTTAGTTCTGATTTGAGCCAGGATTTTAGTTCTCTATCACTTGAGCCTAAGCCTGCTTCAGATTCCGCAGCAGTTAATATTAGCTCATCTTTTGGTTTGACAGAAAcgaatgatattttaactttGGAAGATACGAAATATGCTATCACACCAGAAGAGGCAGTTGATATAGCATCAAGTGTTGTTTCAAATACTATTGAAACAGCAGTGAAGCAAATTTCCTCAAGTGCAAGTCCCGAGGCTATATCTCCTGTTTCTACACATAAATTAAATCCATATGCAGAACCATTTGtgatgaaatcttttatttccaATGAAAATCAGGATCAGACCGATCAAACTACAGCTGGTCCTGAATCTGCTCCAAGTGAAATGCTATCtgtaaatgaaaagaatgaatcTTCTGTCATTAAAAGTGTGGATGATCTTCCAAATACTATTCCTAATCTTATTGATACTGACAATGTGGCATCAGAAGATTTCTCATGTGCagataaatcaattaataaaccGGATGAATCTAATACTTCTTTAATTTCATTAGGTAATGAATGTAAACAAGATCTTTTAACACATACTTCGTCATCCACTAACGAACCAGAACCTCAGTTCATTGAAAAAACAACAGAGTATGTTAATATGAGTCCTAATCCAAATATGCATTCAGATGTTAATAATATTGTAGAACCATGGTCTGAACTTGATACAAATATTGCATCTGCTCCTCCTTTGGAGGATTTACCTGCTTCTAAGGATGAGAAATTGGAATTATCTTTTACTTCAGCAATAAATACTACAGATGCAATCAATGTAGTAGATGAATCTTTTTCTATAAATCCACATGAAAATCCATCTGATTCTATAAAAGaggatttgtttaaaaatgtaactcCTGGTTGTCCAATTTCAGATGATGGTCCATTCATTTCTAATGAAAGTCCTTTCGAGCTGAATGaggatttaaaaaagaattcaccaGAGGGTCCTAAAAGCGAAAATCCTACTTTGCCAAATCAATTAAGTGATGGTGCCTTATTTACCCATGATTTACCTGCAAGttcaaataatatagataaaaccAATAGCAGTGTGTTACTGGATCAGTCaaaagagttatttaatttaagtgGTATGACTTTATCACCACAAAAAGCACCTGAAGTAGAAAACTTGTTGGAGAATGAACCAttgaataaaagtaacaaaattgaGGATACAGCTGAGAAAAGCAGTCCTGTGAAAGAAGATGCTTCAGCATCAATTGGCGCTCTTGTATCTGTAGAAAATACATCTGGAATAAGTAATGATGCATTACCAGACCAAGTAAGTAATGCTgccaaaattttgaatgatatattaGCCAGTCCAAAAAATACAACTGAAATCGGAAATAGTTTAATATGTGATGCAAATACTGAACTTGCAACTACAGCAGTTGTATTATCTGTTAATTCTGTGGATGAATGTCCTGTTGAAACAACTGTTGACCTCCAGGCTTTACCTGAGGGTATTCCAGAAGCTGAAGGAGTAACTGAAGATGTTGACTCGGATTCTGAGAAAGATGGTGGTTGGAGTTATATGAAAGGAAACACAGTTGTTGGTGGAAAACCCAAACCAAAAGAGACATTGACCAAAACTGGAAAACAGTCAAGTATGTCTGATGCAACacttaaaacaaagaaagaaCCATTAAAACCTTCACTTGATAGCAAGAGTAAATTGAAAGCTGCTCCACTTGATAAAACCAAGAAACCTTTACCTGAGAAAAAAGTTATGGATCCAAAAGATCCAAAGAATAAAGTTAGAAATGTACCATCTACTTTACCCAAAGCTCCTGTTGAAAAATCTACTAAGCCAACTACTATGGTTAGAGTAAAGAAAGAGCTTCCTGTATCATCTGTTAATAAAGTGACTTCAGTTGCCTCTACAAAGTCTACTACTGTACGAAATACAATGTCTACTAGTAAATCTGCAACGCTTACAGGTACAGGACAAAGTCAGCTTTCAACTCCAAAACCTGTCAGCAGTTCACCAACTATTGGTACTGCCAGACCAAAGTCTGCAGCAAGTGGTATTGGAACTAAAACAACTGCTAGACCTACTGGTACTACAGTTCCTGCTTCAAAGGGATCATCTACCGTTCAAAGTAATAAATCAAATGTGGCATCTACTGCGCGGAGTACTACTTTAAGTCGACCTGCCAGTTCAACTGTTCCTAATAAAACTATAACTAAATCCTCAACATTAGCAAAACCTCCTGTATCTGAATCAAAAACAAAACCAGTTTCTACAATGATCAGAAAAACTGCTGCCCCCCTTGCTAAAAAACCAGATCCTAAAGAAACAAATGTTAAGGAAACAAAAGATACTGTAAATAAGcaaatatcagaaagaaaaaatgttctGAATAAGAAAGATACCCTCAAGAGTGCAACTATTCCTGCCAAGAATGTTACATCTGTTAGTAACAAACCAGCTGCAGCCAAACCACGCCCTGCTCCCATTaagaatgatattaataaaaaggatgtgccaaaagttaataaaacaatagcaaaattacCTCCTAAAACCAATACTTTGTCAAAAGCTTCTCAAAATGCTGCTActgggaaagaaaagaaaaacttgcCTCTTGAAGACAAATCTAATGAAAAGAGAAATGATCCAGTTGTTGAAAATGAACAAAGTGTTCCTGAAAGTACTCCTGTTTgtgaggaagaaaaatttattcttgaggCTAATGATAAAGAAGTGATAGTTAAAGAACAAGATGAAGCCCCAGTGAATTCAGATTCAAAGATTGTGGTTGAAAATAATACGAAAATGGAAGGGAATTCTTCCGAAGAAATGCCAGCAGCTAGTGTTGCATCGTAA
- the LOC129977621 gene encoding mRNA export factor GLE1-like, whose amino-acid sequence MSVMDVGLALQRTSKGQIKYDKYWAEEGRTKEILDEISKKTSNIALSLSPKVLSLITSEVCDGKKSDESDVKKDISVSPPKESKQKSASEISDSYFYEKQSEMELPILEFEAAKLQFMQDVFNSKKQEYDNYTSELQQMTNQEYMLLKRKNELDAKRRTAELEKVEQLILDEARKKEMLQREHYETHAKKLSAKVLEAEMKQKKAEEELKKREKEQTELKVQLNNCQKEAQNSIAKSIEKLASFEHQDHLRIPRKDRMDQMAKVLRSINVYVEKAKTEELSIDDILNANLHVKEAYEMYQDIANDMESAKSKALKSRENAASFSFKENSLPGKTNNLVPRANAQSLFKISDISEYKLFDVSRDENRLPPLPEADEDEEKEVENEKEKELLSQFIAPDAVEGHLKIMEKLKNIESTIQPFKTDTKNKKYRFELQKAINVTINSLSSNSGSQIKAKISRLLSILNGKIPENYRREMNSDSVEYNFCCYLMAKQFVEQGDTQISAQHSAAFPFAMAILGIWNKKPEVGSLILGHFYSLCPYLVPFYPPRQEGMSDSEYLSILGYYIDDEGVVEEKYKFLNRMSGYVRLYAAIIVAPLPANVKDPHPHGLACGWKWLSRILNLEPRPDITATVLYDFLDVTGHSLQKLYGKQFKKTIHILCKDFFPKIKQVTPGGTGGPIERLETFLQRTARKGYIPPPDGFLDANFWNR is encoded by the exons ATGTCAGTTATGGATGTAGGACTTGCCCTCCAAAGAACTTCTAAGggtcaaataaaatatgataagtaTTGGGCAGAAGAAGGACGAACTAAA GAAATACTGGATGAGATTTCAAAGAAAACATCCAATATTGCCTTAAGTCTTAGTCCAAAAGTTCTTTCTCTTATAACTTCTGAGGTTTGTGATGGAAAAAAATCGGATGAATCTGATgtgaaaaaagatatttctgtCAGCCCACCTaaagaaagcaaacaaaaaagTGCCTCTGAAATTTCtgattcttatttttatgaaaagcaaTCTGAAATGGAGCTTccaattttagaatttgaagCAGCAAAATTACAGTTCATGCAA GatgtatttaatagtaaaaagcAAGAATATGATAACTATACTAGTGAACTTCAGCAGATGACTAATCAGGAATACATGttattgaagagaaaaaatgaaCTGGATGCAAAAAGAAGGACAGCAGAATTAGAAAAGGTTGAGCAATTAAT attaGATGAAGCCAGAAAAAAGGAAATGCTGCAGCGAGAGCATTATGAAACTCATGCCAAG aaattaaGTGCAAAAGTGCTTGAAGCAGAAATGAAGCAAAAGAAAGCAGAGGAAGAATTGAAGAAAag agaAAAGGAGCAAACGGAGTTGAAAGTTCAGTTGAACAATTGCCAAAAAGAAGCACAAAATTCCATAGCAAAATCTATTGAAAAACTTGCTTCTTTCGAACATCAAGATCATTTGCGCATTCCTAGAAAAGATCGAATGGATCAGATGGCAAAAGTACTGCGATCAATTAATGTTTATGTTGAAAAAGCCAAGACTGAAGAACTTTcaattgatgatattttaaatgctaatctGCATGTAAAAGAAGCATATGAGATGTACCAAGATATTGCCAATGATATGG aaagtgcCAAATCAAAAGCTTTGAAAAGTCGAGAAAATGCTgctagtttttcttttaaagaaaattctttacctGGAAAAACAAATAATCTTGTTCCCAGAGCTAACGCAcaaagcttatttaaaatatcag atatttctgagtataaattatttgatgtaaGTAGAGATGAAAATAGATTACCACCACTGCCTGAAGCTGATGAAGATGAAGAAAAAGAAGTAGAAAATg aaaaagaaaaggaactaTTATCTCAGTTTATTGCCCCAGATGCTGTTGAAGGTCATCTTAAAATAATGGAgaagctgaaaaatattgaaagtactATACAGCCTTTCAAAACAGATACTAAG aataaaaaatatagatttgaaCTTCAAAAAGCTATAAATGTTACAATAAATTCGTTGTCATCAAACTCTGGATCCCAAATCAAAGCCAAAATAAGCCGTTTGCTGTCTATTTTGAATGGCAAAATTCCAGAAAACTATAGACGTGAAATGAATAGTGATTCTGTAGAGTATAATTTCTGCTGTTATTTGATGGCTAAGCAGTTTGTA gaacAAGGTGATACACAAATTTCAGCTCAGCATTCTGCAGCATTTCCTTTTGCTATGGCGATTCTTGGGATTTGGAATAAAAAGCCTGAAGTGGGTTCTTTGATACTTGGCCATTTTTATTCACTCTGTCCTTATTTGGTGCCATTTTATCCTCCAAGACAAGAGGGAATGTCAGATTCTGAGTATCTATC cattttgGGGTACTATATTGATGATGAAGGTGTTGttgaagaaaagtataaatttctGAATCGAATGAGTGGTTACGTTAGGTTGTATGCTGCTATCATTGTTGCACCCCTTCCAGCTAATGTAAAGGACCCCCATCCTCATGGTTTAGCTTGTGGTTGGAAATGGTTGTCACGAATACTCAATCTTGAGCCACGGCCTGATATCACTGCTACAGTACTCTATGATTTCTTAGATGTTACTGGACATtctcttcaaaaattatatggaaaacaattcaaaaaaacTATACACATTCTGTGCAAAGACTTCTTcccaaaaataaaacaagttacTCCTGGTGGTACCGGTGGTCCAATTGAGAGGCTTGAAACTTTCTTGCAACGGACAGCGAGGAAAGGTTACATTCCACCTCCAGATGGATTTTTAGATGCAAATTTTTGGAATAGGTAG